Proteins encoded within one genomic window of Amorphoplanes friuliensis DSM 7358:
- a CDS encoding PH domain-containing protein codes for MVDVTSTQAPVVFRPRRIRWVAGFSAAAVVVLFTVLSFGLHGSTGDTMGQFRRGDQSAMIGLGVLIGLGILAFTRPRVIADADGVQVRNVIGGYELPWGSIRAVRFDRNSPWASLEMLDDDTVPVHALQAADKEYAVEGVRALRALHSAATA; via the coding sequence GTGGTTGATGTGACTTCGACCCAGGCGCCCGTGGTGTTCCGGCCTCGCCGCATCCGGTGGGTGGCCGGGTTCTCCGCGGCCGCCGTGGTGGTGCTGTTCACCGTGCTCAGCTTCGGCCTGCACGGCTCGACCGGCGACACGATGGGCCAGTTCCGGCGCGGTGACCAGAGCGCGATGATCGGGCTCGGTGTGCTCATCGGCCTGGGGATCCTCGCCTTCACCCGCCCGCGGGTGATCGCGGACGCCGACGGTGTGCAGGTCCGCAACGTGATCGGCGGCTACGAGCTGCCCTGGGGGTCGATCCGCGCGGTGCGCTTCGACCGCAACTCGCCCTGGGCGTCGCTGGAGATGCTCGACGACGACACGGTGCCCGTCCACGCGCTGCAGGCGGCCGACAAGGAGTACGCCGTGGAGGGTGTTCGTGCACTTCGCGCCCTGCATTCGGCCGCCACGGCGTGA